In Actinomadura citrea, a single window of DNA contains:
- a CDS encoding ABC transporter permease, with protein sequence MVSQGTTAAPPSADAAGVVERARPGAGERIRDGLERSWRPVALLVACFAAWWAISAFKLVEAYLVPSPGATLRLMGDKWGYIWHHTWVTTYETLIGFALAVLIGVASAVLMVYSSTVERTLYPILLFAQVVPKIAIAPLFVVWLGFGIGPKIVVAVLIAFFPVVISMVAGLKAVDPEMLQLSATMGASPMATFSKIRLPASLPHLFSGLKVAVTLAVTGAVVGEFVGANEGLGYVILQANGNLDTPMLFAGLLVMSAIGVVLFVVVEVAEKLLLPWHASRRGDAVTTTY encoded by the coding sequence ATGGTGAGTCAGGGTACGACGGCCGCACCGCCCTCGGCGGACGCGGCGGGCGTCGTGGAACGCGCCAGGCCCGGCGCGGGCGAACGGATCCGCGACGGCCTGGAACGGTCGTGGCGGCCGGTCGCCCTGCTGGTGGCCTGCTTCGCCGCGTGGTGGGCGATCAGCGCCTTCAAGCTGGTCGAGGCCTACCTCGTCCCATCGCCCGGCGCGACGCTGCGGCTGATGGGCGACAAGTGGGGCTACATCTGGCACCACACGTGGGTCACCACGTACGAGACCCTGATCGGCTTCGCGCTCGCGGTGCTCATCGGCGTCGCGTCCGCGGTGCTCATGGTGTACTCGTCCACGGTCGAGCGCACCCTCTACCCGATCCTGCTGTTCGCGCAGGTCGTCCCGAAGATCGCGATCGCCCCGCTGTTCGTGGTGTGGCTCGGCTTCGGCATCGGTCCCAAGATCGTCGTGGCGGTGCTGATCGCCTTCTTCCCGGTGGTGATCTCGATGGTCGCCGGGCTGAAGGCGGTGGATCCGGAGATGCTGCAACTGTCGGCCACGATGGGCGCGAGCCCGATGGCCACGTTCAGCAAGATCCGGCTGCCGGCGTCGCTCCCGCACCTGTTCTCCGGCCTGAAGGTCGCGGTCACCCTGGCCGTCACCGGCGCCGTGGTCGGCGAGTTCGTCGGCGCGAACGAGGGACTCGGCTACGTGATCCTGCAGGCCAACGGCAATCTCGACACCCCGATGCTGTTCGCCGGGCTGCTGGTCATGTCGGCCATCGGCGTCGTGCTGTTCGTCGTCGTCGAGGTCGCGGAGAAGCTGCTGCTGCCGTGGCACGCCAGCCGCCGAGGCGACGCCGTCACCACGACCTACTGA
- a CDS encoding ABC transporter substrate-binding protein, whose amino-acid sequence MKLRTLAIAVMAPALALAGTACGGDSGETTSASGKKLTKVTLTLNWYPYGEHAPFYYGKKKGIFEKHGIDLEIKAGQGSQKTVQATGAGQTDFGWADTPALLAAVDKGMPVKSIGVFLQTTPASVQSFTSAGIKKPADLKGKKIAGTAGDALARTFPVFLQKNGMSASDVPVQNTDPAGKMAAVLAGKTAGLMGFANDQGPTMAAKSGKPVSYLRYSDFGLNFFSNGLLAGERKLKSDAKLVKEMVAATSESWTAAESDQAGAVASMAGASEQLPPEKVLTEQFKTTLTLLHTPATQGKAPGVNSEDDWKQTIATFQQAGVIGKAQAPSEYWQASAAPQT is encoded by the coding sequence ATGAAACTCCGCACCCTCGCCATCGCCGTCATGGCTCCGGCCCTGGCACTCGCCGGCACCGCCTGCGGCGGTGACTCGGGCGAGACCACGAGCGCCTCGGGCAAGAAGCTGACCAAGGTCACGCTGACCCTGAACTGGTACCCCTACGGCGAGCACGCGCCGTTCTACTACGGCAAGAAGAAGGGGATCTTCGAGAAGCACGGCATCGACCTGGAGATCAAGGCGGGCCAGGGCTCGCAGAAGACCGTCCAGGCCACCGGCGCCGGGCAGACCGACTTCGGCTGGGCCGACACGCCCGCGCTGCTCGCCGCCGTCGACAAGGGGATGCCGGTCAAGAGCATCGGCGTGTTCCTGCAGACGACGCCCGCGTCCGTGCAGTCGTTCACCTCGGCCGGGATCAAGAAGCCCGCCGACCTGAAGGGCAAGAAGATCGCGGGTACGGCCGGGGACGCGCTGGCGCGCACCTTCCCGGTGTTCCTGCAGAAGAACGGGATGAGCGCGAGCGACGTCCCCGTCCAGAACACCGACCCGGCCGGGAAGATGGCCGCGGTGCTGGCCGGGAAGACCGCCGGGCTCATGGGCTTCGCGAACGACCAGGGCCCGACGATGGCCGCCAAGTCCGGCAAGCCGGTCTCGTACCTGCGGTACTCCGACTTCGGGCTGAACTTCTTCTCCAACGGCCTGCTGGCCGGCGAGCGGAAGCTGAAGAGCGACGCCAAGCTGGTCAAGGAGATGGTCGCGGCCACGAGCGAGTCGTGGACGGCCGCGGAGTCCGACCAGGCCGGCGCCGTCGCGAGCATGGCGGGCGCGTCCGAGCAGCTGCCGCCCGAGAAGGTGCTCACCGAGCAGTTCAAGACCACGCTGACGCTGCTGCACACCCCCGCGACGCAGGGCAAGGCGCCCGGCGTCAACTCCGAGGACGACTGGAAGCAGACGATCGCCACCTTCCAGCAGGCGGGGGTCATCGGAAAGGCGCAGGCGCCCTCGGAGTACTGGCAGGCGTCGGCCGCGCCGCAGACGTGA